CCGCCGGCTCCGACCCGCAGCATATCGTCGCGCGCCGATGACGACATATCCCTAAAGCGGTAACGTCCCTGCCGCCATGCGCTCTGCCAAAACGCCCAAGACCTCGCGATCCAACCTGCTGCTCGGACAATGGAGCCGCGGCATGGGCGAACTCATCGACGCGCGCGGGCGCAGCGGTTTCGACCAGGTGCTGTGGCAGGCGGTGCGCCGGCTGGTCGACTTCGACTTCGTCATGACCTTTGCCTATCGCGGCCATGACCGGCCGCTGGCGCTGGGCGACACGCTCGATGCGCCACGTCGGCGGGTGATCGTGTCGGATTATCTCAACGGCCCCTATCTGCTGGACCCCTTCTTCCAGGCGACGCTCGATCAGGTGCGCAGCGGCGCTCACCGGCTGGCGGCGCTGGCGCCCGACCGCTTCCGGCAGAGCGAATATTGCCGCGCCCATTACGCTCGCACCCGGATCGGTGAAGAAGTCGGATTCTTCTTCGCGCTGGCCGAGGACGTGGTCGGCGTCACCTCCTTCGCGCGCTGGGCCGACAGCCCGCCGCTTTCGCGCGCCGACCTGCAATTGCTGCGCCTGATCGAGCCGGCGCTCCAGGCCATCTGCCAATGCCATTGGTCGCAAGTGGGACCGAGCTTCGCGCCCAAGAACGGGCCGTCCCCGCGCAGCGCCGCGGTCCCGCGAAGCGCGCCCTTTGCCCGCGCTTTCGAGCGCTTCGGCAAGCCGCTGTCGGCCCGCGAGCGACAGATCGTGACCCTCGTGCTCCAGGGCCATTCCACGGAATCGATCGCGCGCCATCTCGATATCAGCCCAGGCACGGTGAAGATCCACCGCAAGAACATCTACCGGAAGCTCGCCATTTCGACCCAGGCGGAGCTGTTCGCGGCCTTTCTCGGCGCCATCGCCTGATTCCGGTGTCATCCCCCAGGCGCGCCCCGCCTATATCCGGAGGGGTATGCCGCGGGCGGGAGCCCACCCCCTAGAATGGCGATCGGGATGCGAGGGAGCGGCACGCAGCTCCGGCATCGGGGAGCGGGTTGACGGAACGCCCATTTGGCGAGCCGCGAACTCATTCAAGCAACAAGAACGACGACCACTCACAGGGAAAGATCGACATGAGCAAGAGCTGGTACAGCGACCTGCCGCAATATTACCAACGCCAGATCAAGGCGATGGGCCTCGACGATGCCGGCATGAGCCGGCGCCGCGCGATGAAGGCCATGGCCGCCGCAGCGGGTGCCGCCGCCGCCGCGGGCCTGGTCAAGCCGGCCGCGGCCGCGGCCAATCTCAGCTATATGTGCTGGGAAGGCTACAACGACCCGCGCATCATCGAGCCCTTCAAGAAGGCCAATGATTGCGACGTCTCGTTCGACCTGATCGTCGATTCTCCCGGCGGTTTCGCCAAGCTGCAGGCGGGCGCGTCGCGCGAGGTCGATATCGTCTCGACGGACATGCCCTGGGTCACCCGCATGGGACCCGCCGGCCTCGCCCTCGAGCTCGACCCCACCCAGTATGCCGACATCTATGCGACCTTCTATCCGCAGTTCCGCCCGCCCTTCGAGCCGCTGATCACCGACGGCAAGACCATCGGCGTCGCCACCCGCTGGGGTTGGGTCGGACCCTGCCTCAATCTCGATCACGACAAGCCCGAGGATTGGAAGACCTATGACGGCGTCTTCGATCCGAAGAACAAGGACAAGATCTGCGTGATGGATTGGGGCGATTGGCCGATCCTGCCGATGGCTCTCCATGCCGGCGTCAATCCCTATGAGGAGCTCGACAAGAACGGCCTCGAGGAGGTGCGCAAGGTGCTGCGCGCCATGTTCAAGAACACCCGCACGCTCGTGGGCGACCTGACCCTGGCGCAGAAGGGCCTGCTCGACGGCTCGCTCAAATGCTGCGTCGGCTCCGGCTCCTACATGACGTCGGCCATGCGCAAGCAGGGCCACAAGAACATCCTCGCGGTCGTTCCTGAGCCCAAGAACGGGCTGAAGACGGGCATCATCTGGGTCGAGGCGACGGCGATCCTGAAGGAAACGGACCAGCCGGATCTTTCGCGCAAGCTCCTCAAGCATGTCGTCTCGAAGGAGAGCGGCAAGATCCTCTCGCTCCTCGACACCACCTCCAACGTTGTGACCAACGCAGAGGTCGAGAAGGAGTACACCGACGAGGAGAAGTCGATCCTCCAGGTCGATTACATGTGGCACGCCTGGGACAACAGCCAGATGCACCGCATCGCGCCGAACATCGACGAGATGCTGGCGATCTGGCAGGAAGAACTGGCGGCGGCCCAGTAATCCCGTTAGCGTCGCGGCGAGGCCGCTCCTCAGGCGGAGCGGCCTCGCCCTTTCCTTTCCCGCGAACCCACGGCGCGCCAGCCTTGACGGGAGCCCATGGCCCGAACCGATACCCATGACGCCGATCTCCTCGAGATCGTCGACCTCAAGAAGAGCTTCGGTAGCTACGAGGCGCTGAAGGGCGTCTCGCTCACGGTCCGTCAGGGCGAGTTCATGGCCCTGGTCGGCCCCTCGGGCTGCGGCAAGACCACGCTCCTGAAGCATGTCGCGGGCTTCGAGGAACCGACCGCGGGAACCTTGCGCATCGACGGCAAGGAGATGGTGGGCGTACCGCCGGCGCAGCGTCCGACCAGCATGGTGTTCCAGCGCCTGGCGCTCTTCCCCCATATGACGGTGGCGCAGAATATCGGCTTCCCGCTGAAACTGCGGAAGATGGCGCATCCCGAGATCGAGGCGCGGGTGCGCGCCATGATCACGCTGATGGAGCTGCGTCCCGAATATCTCGGCCGCTATCCGCGCCAGCTTTCGGGCGGCGAGCAGCAGCGCGTGGCGCTCGCCCGCTCGATGGTGTCCGAGCCCAAGCTTCTCCTGCTGGACGAGCCGCTCTCGGCGCTCGACGTCAAGCTCAAGAAGGTGCTGCAGGCCGAGCTCAAGCGGCTCCATCGCAGCCTCGGCGTGACCTTCCTCCATGTCACGCACGACCTCGAGGAAGCGATGATGCTGGCCGACCGCATCTGCGTCATGCGCGCCGGCGAGATCCTGCAGATCGGCAGGCCCGACGACATCTATTACCGGCCCGCCAACGCCTTCGTCGCCGGCTTCATCGGCGAGACCAATCTCTTTCCGGTCGACATCACCTCGATCGAGGAATCGGGCGTCGGTTATCGCTCCGGCGAGATCCAGGACGCCACCAACCGCGTTCCTCGCGCGCTCGCCGCCAAGGTCCTCGCCGAGGGCGCCGCGCATATGATGGTGCGCCCGGAGCTGATCCACATCGCGCGCAGCGGCGTCTCCGGCGGCTTCGATTGCCGCCTTCCGGCGAGCATCACCGAGCTCTTCGTCAAGGGCGGCACGATCCAGTACCGGGCCCGATCGAGCCTGGGCCAGGACATCGTGTTCGAGATGCCCGGCACCTCGGAACGGCCCGCCGACATCGGCGACAAGGTCGAGCTCGGCTGGAACAAGGCCGACATCTTCCTCTTCTGCACCGAGGCCTGAGATGGCGACGGAGGTCGAACGCAGCTGGCGCGATCCCGCCTTGATCGGCAAGGCCCTGCCGACCGTGCTGCTGCAGACGAGCTGCTTCCTGGCGCCGCTGCTGATGACCTTCCTGCTGACCTTCCAGAAGACCAAGAACTTTCAGCTCACCTGGGCGTGGAACCTCGATGTCTGGACCGACGTCTTCACCAAGCCGCATTACTGGACCATCCTGATCCATACGCTCGTCATGGCGGTAACCTGCACCGCCCTGTGCGTGGTGCTGTCGCTGCCGATCGCCTATGCGCTGGCGACCCGCATGAAGCGCTTCGAGAATCACATCAAGATTCTCATCACCTTCGCCTTCCTGACGGACGCGACGCTCAAGACCTTCGGCTGGGTGCTGTTCCTCGATGCCCATGGGGCCGCGAATTATCTGCTGGAGCAGATCGGGTTCGCACCCGGCACGATCGCCATCCTCTTCACCGACTGGGCGACCATGCTGGGCATGGTCTATAGCCTGCTGGCCTTCACCATTTTCACGATCTATCTCTCGATCGACCAGATCGACCGCTCGCTGATCCTCGCCGCCTACGACGCCGGGGCCGGCAAGTTCCGCGCCTTCTGGGAGGTGACCCTGCCGCTCTGCCGCCCGGGCATCTGGGCCGGCGTGGTGCTGGTGTTCCTGCTGGCGGTCGGCGTCTTCCTCGAGCCCAAGGTGCTGGGCGGCGGCAAATCGCCGATGTCGGCCGAGCTGATCCGCCAGACCTTCGAAACCCGCGTGAACTGGCCCTTGGGCGCCGCCCTCACCTTCGTGCTGATGGCTGCGGCGGTGTTCTTCATCCTGCTGTTCAACCGGGTCTATTCGCTCAAGCGCTCGATGGTGGCCTGATGAACCACCGCCTCGAAGCCCGGCTCGTCGAAATCGTTCTCTACGGCTCGGTCGCGGCCGTCCTGGTATTCTTCTATCTCCCGATCTTCACGCTGATCGCATTCTCCTTCCATGAGGGGCGCTATCTGACGCTGCCCTTCGACGGCTTTTCGCTCGACTGGTATGCGGCCCTGCTCGACAACCCCAACGCCAAGGGAGCGCTCGTCAATTCGACCGTGATCGCGCTCATCTCCATGGTGGCGAGCACGATCTTCGGCACCCTGGCCGGCATCGTGGCGGTGCGTTATCGCTTTCCGGGCAAGAAGCCCTTCCTCGCCCTGTCGGCTGCTCCCCTGGTATTCCCGCAACTGCTGCTCGGTATCGTGCTGCTGCTGTGGTTCTCGGTGCTGGGGCGCTGGCTCGATTTCAACAACGGCGTCACGACGGCCATCATCGGACATGTGGTCTATATCACCCCCTTTGCCATGGTGATCGTCGCAGTCCAGGTGTTCAATTTCGACGCGACGCTCGAGGATGCGGCGCGCGACTGCGGTGCGGGCGACTGGGAGGTTTATCGCTACGTCACGATCCCGCTGCTTTGGCCCGGTATCTTCTCGGCCGCCATCTTTGCCTTCCTCCTGTCCTGGGGAAATTTCTACCTGACCTACAGCCTCGCCGGCTCGACCCGCACGCTGCCCACCTTTGTCTTCAGCGGCATCGCCACCGGTTCATCGCCGCTCTATCCGGCGATGGCGACGGTCGTCTTCATTCCGGGTATCCTGCTGGTGATGCTGGCGGACGGCCTGCGCCGGCGGGCCGCCCGCGGCGGCGTCTGACCGCTATTTCATTACCGGCCGACCCGAGGACATGATGACGGACCGTTTCCATAACACCGTGCGCGAGATCGAGAACGCCTGGATCGAGCTCAAGGATGGCTGCCGCCTGGCGGCACGCATCTGGCTGCCGGAAGGCGCCGAAGCGAAGAAGGTGCCGGCCATTCTCGAATATCTCCCCTATCGCAAGCGCGACGGCACCGCCGTGCGCGACCAGCTCACCCATCCCTATTTCGCGGCCCATGGCTATGCGTCCTTACGCGTCGACATGCGCGGCAACGGCGAATCCGACGGGGTGATGCTGGACGAATATCTGAAGCAGGAGCAGGACGACGCGATCGAGGTGCTCGACTGGATCGCGCGCCAGCCCTGGTCGACCGGCAAGGTCGGCATGATCGGCATCTCCTGGGGCGGCTTCAACGGGCTTCAGGTCGCCGCACGGCGTCCCGAACCGCTGAAGGCCGTGGTCTCGATCTGCTCGACCGTGGATCGCTATGCCGACGACATCCATTACAAGGGCGGCTGCCAGCTCAACGAGAATCTCGGCTGGTCCTCGACCATGTTCGCCTATTCCTCGCGGCCCCCCGATCCGGCGCTGGTCGGCGACCGCTGGCGCGAGATCTGGATGGAGCGGCTCGAGAACGAGCCGTTGCTGATCAAGAACTGGCTGGAGCATCAGCGCCGCGACGAATACTGGAAACATGGCTCGATCTGCGAGGACTGGAATTCGATCGAGGCGGCCGTGCTGGCCGTGGGCGGCTGGGCCGACGCCTATCGCAACGCGCCGCTCCAACTGGTCGCCCGTCTCAAGGCGCCCTGCAAGGCGCTGATCGGGCCCTGGCTGCATAAATATCCGCATTTCGCCGTGCCGGCGCCGCGCATCGGCTTCCTGCAGGAATGCCTGCGCTGGTGGGACTACTGGCTCAAGGGGATCGATACCGGCGTGATGAAGGAGCCGGACGTGCGGGCCTATATGCAGGACAGCGTGCCCGCCAGCACCTTCTACAAGGAACGGCCCGGCCGCTGGATCGCCGAACCCTCCTGGCCGTCGCCCCACATCAGGCCGCTGACCCTGGCGATGAATGCCAACGGTCTGGCGCCGCAGGCGGGACCCGAAACGCCGCTCGAGCTCGCCTCGCCGCAGACCACGGGCTCGGTCGGCGGCGAATATTGCGCCATCTGGCTGGGGCCGGAATCGCCGGGCGACCAGCGCGTCGACGATGCGGGCTCGCTCTGTTTCGACGGCGCGCCGCTGGCGGCGCCGCTCGAAATCTTCGGCACGCCCGAGATCGAGCTCGAGCTCGCGATCGACAAGCCGCAGGGCTTCGTCTGCGTCCGGCTCTGCGATGTCTGGCCCGACGGCCAGTCGGTCCGGGTGAGCTACGGTTTCCTCAACCTCGCCCATCGCAACAGCCACGAGCATCCGAGCCCGGTGCCCGTGGGTCAGCGGCTCAAGGTGAAGGTCAAGCTCGACGACTGCGCCCATGCCTTCCGCCAGGGCAACCGGCTGCGCATTGCTGTCTCGACCAGCTACTGGCCGATGATCTGGCCCTCGCCCGAGCGGGTGCATCTCACGCTCCAGGCCGGAAAATGCCGGGCGATCCTGCCCGAGCGCCCGCACCGGGCCGAGACCGCCCCCCATTTCGAGCCGCCCGACAGCGCCCCGCCGCTCAAGCTCGAAACCGTGCGGCCAGGATCGAATGTCCGCCGCCTCGAGCAGGATCTGGGCTCGGGCGAATGGAAGCTGGTGATCGAGGACGATTTCGGCGAGACGCGCGACACCACCCATGGCCTCGTCAGCGGCGGCGCCGGCCGCGAGACTTGGCGGGTCCATCCCGACGATCCGCTGCAGGCCGTGGGCGAGACCCATTGGACCATGACCGTGTCGCGACCCGGATGGTCGACCCGGA
The nucleotide sequence above comes from Hypericibacter terrae. Encoded proteins:
- a CDS encoding ABC transporter ATP-binding protein, producing MARTDTHDADLLEIVDLKKSFGSYEALKGVSLTVRQGEFMALVGPSGCGKTTLLKHVAGFEEPTAGTLRIDGKEMVGVPPAQRPTSMVFQRLALFPHMTVAQNIGFPLKLRKMAHPEIEARVRAMITLMELRPEYLGRYPRQLSGGEQQRVALARSMVSEPKLLLLDEPLSALDVKLKKVLQAELKRLHRSLGVTFLHVTHDLEEAMMLADRICVMRAGEILQIGRPDDIYYRPANAFVAGFIGETNLFPVDITSIEESGVGYRSGEIQDATNRVPRALAAKVLAEGAAHMMVRPELIHIARSGVSGGFDCRLPASITELFVKGGTIQYRARSSLGQDIVFEMPGTSERPADIGDKVELGWNKADIFLFCTEA
- a CDS encoding helix-turn-helix transcriptional regulator, which gives rise to MRSAKTPKTSRSNLLLGQWSRGMGELIDARGRSGFDQVLWQAVRRLVDFDFVMTFAYRGHDRPLALGDTLDAPRRRVIVSDYLNGPYLLDPFFQATLDQVRSGAHRLAALAPDRFRQSEYCRAHYARTRIGEEVGFFFALAEDVVGVTSFARWADSPPLSRADLQLLRLIEPALQAICQCHWSQVGPSFAPKNGPSPRSAAVPRSAPFARAFERFGKPLSARERQIVTLVLQGHSTESIARHLDISPGTVKIHRKNIYRKLAISTQAELFAAFLGAIA
- a CDS encoding ABC transporter substrate-binding protein encodes the protein MSKSWYSDLPQYYQRQIKAMGLDDAGMSRRRAMKAMAAAAGAAAAAGLVKPAAAAANLSYMCWEGYNDPRIIEPFKKANDCDVSFDLIVDSPGGFAKLQAGASREVDIVSTDMPWVTRMGPAGLALELDPTQYADIYATFYPQFRPPFEPLITDGKTIGVATRWGWVGPCLNLDHDKPEDWKTYDGVFDPKNKDKICVMDWGDWPILPMALHAGVNPYEELDKNGLEEVRKVLRAMFKNTRTLVGDLTLAQKGLLDGSLKCCVGSGSYMTSAMRKQGHKNILAVVPEPKNGLKTGIIWVEATAILKETDQPDLSRKLLKHVVSKESGKILSLLDTTSNVVTNAEVEKEYTDEEKSILQVDYMWHAWDNSQMHRIAPNIDEMLAIWQEELAAAQ
- a CDS encoding CocE/NonD family hydrolase: MMTDRFHNTVREIENAWIELKDGCRLAARIWLPEGAEAKKVPAILEYLPYRKRDGTAVRDQLTHPYFAAHGYASLRVDMRGNGESDGVMLDEYLKQEQDDAIEVLDWIARQPWSTGKVGMIGISWGGFNGLQVAARRPEPLKAVVSICSTVDRYADDIHYKGGCQLNENLGWSSTMFAYSSRPPDPALVGDRWREIWMERLENEPLLIKNWLEHQRRDEYWKHGSICEDWNSIEAAVLAVGGWADAYRNAPLQLVARLKAPCKALIGPWLHKYPHFAVPAPRIGFLQECLRWWDYWLKGIDTGVMKEPDVRAYMQDSVPASTFYKERPGRWIAEPSWPSPHIRPLTLAMNANGLAPQAGPETPLELASPQTTGSVGGEYCAIWLGPESPGDQRVDDAGSLCFDGAPLAAPLEIFGTPEIELELAIDKPQGFVCVRLCDVWPDGQSVRVSYGFLNLAHRNSHEHPSPVPVGQRLKVKVKLDDCAHAFRQGNRLRIAVSTSYWPMIWPSPERVHLTLQAGKCRAILPERPHRAETAPHFEPPDSAPPLKLETVRPGSNVRRLEQDLGSGEWKLVIEDDFGETRDTTHGLVSGGAGRETWRVHPDDPLQAVGETHWTMTVSRPGWSTRTETYCRLRADRTRFFLEGRLEAYEGDKLVLEREWKSEHPREMM
- a CDS encoding ABC transporter permease, which gives rise to MATEVERSWRDPALIGKALPTVLLQTSCFLAPLLMTFLLTFQKTKNFQLTWAWNLDVWTDVFTKPHYWTILIHTLVMAVTCTALCVVLSLPIAYALATRMKRFENHIKILITFAFLTDATLKTFGWVLFLDAHGAANYLLEQIGFAPGTIAILFTDWATMLGMVYSLLAFTIFTIYLSIDQIDRSLILAAYDAGAGKFRAFWEVTLPLCRPGIWAGVVLVFLLAVGVFLEPKVLGGGKSPMSAELIRQTFETRVNWPLGAALTFVLMAAAVFFILLFNRVYSLKRSMVA
- a CDS encoding ABC transporter permease, producing the protein MNHRLEARLVEIVLYGSVAAVLVFFYLPIFTLIAFSFHEGRYLTLPFDGFSLDWYAALLDNPNAKGALVNSTVIALISMVASTIFGTLAGIVAVRYRFPGKKPFLALSAAPLVFPQLLLGIVLLLWFSVLGRWLDFNNGVTTAIIGHVVYITPFAMVIVAVQVFNFDATLEDAARDCGAGDWEVYRYVTIPLLWPGIFSAAIFAFLLSWGNFYLTYSLAGSTRTLPTFVFSGIATGSSPLYPAMATVVFIPGILLVMLADGLRRRAARGGV